A window of the Linepithema humile isolate Giens D197 chromosome 4, Lhum_UNIL_v1.0, whole genome shotgun sequence genome harbors these coding sequences:
- the LOC105671736 gene encoding trace amine-associated receptor 9 → MMTMEHKQTILLAPSLSNSSCWRSGTSEATWTGPGPGELLRATLILLLSLGILCANLLVICVINCRQYNKYIHAQPRYLLTSLAFNDLAIGLLVTPFGFLPAVYGCWPYGEVVCQIQALLRGALTQQSAVILVCMAIDRYVCMLHPHRYHKHSSKRYYMRQGCVAVMSATWIASVAIFGVLVLPRGGYYFNGSGLLACDPFFARASLRILACCCFYFPTTMVLMYCYGSAFHVNKLRLKRVVCVNTPEVVSGGHIERLVAHERRLSTSAARTMAAMSLGFIVMVTPWTIQEVVAACTGSKPPPFLDFLATWLALSNSFWNPFLYWLLNNHFRRVSRELLYTKILCRSKPLSAKQHCCATSTGGLDVCSIAGVDLSGLERCSMERCSMARCSSLSLANTPPPLPWETGHVTHNDTAST, encoded by the exons ATGATGACAATGGAGCACAAACAGACGATCTTACTGGCACCATCGCTGAGCAACAGCAGCTGTTGGCGAAGCGGCACGTCCGAGGCCACTTGGACAGGTCCAGGACCTGGAGAACTGCTACGAGCCACTCTGATACTGCTGCTCAGTCTTGGTATCCTGTGCGCCAATCTTTTGGTAATATGCGTTATCAATTGCAGGCAGTACAACAAGTACATACATGCTCAG CCCAGATATCTGCTGACGAGCTTGGCGTTTAACGACCTAGCGATTGGTCTACTAGTGACGCCTTTCGGTTTCTTACCAGCTGTTTACGGATGCTGGCCATACGGCGAAGTTGTTTGCCAAATTCAg GCACTTCTTAGAGGCGCTTTGACGCAACAGAGCGCCGTAATCCTCGTCTGCATGGCAATCGACCGTTACGTTTGCATGCTGCATCCTCACCGCTATCACAAGCACTCTTCTAAAAGG TATTACATGCGGCAGGGTTGCGTGGCAGTGATGTCGGCCACCTGGATAGCGAGCGTGGCGATTTTCGGGGTACTCGTGCTCCCCCGAGGCGGATACTACTTCAACGGGTCTGGCCTTCTCGCCTGCGACCCTTTCTTCGCTAGAGCGTCTCTTAG AATCCTGGCATGTTGCTGTTTTTATTTCCCGACGACGATGGTGTTGATGTACTGCTACGGATCGGCCTTCCACGTTAACAAACTACGCTTGAAAAGAGTGGTCTGCGTTAACACGCCGGAGGTCGTTAGCGGTGGCCACATAGAAAGG CTTGTCGCTCACGAGAGACGATTGTCGACCTCGGCCGCGCGAACAATGGCTGCAATGAGTTTGGGTTTCATCGTCATGGTCACACCGTGGACGATTCAGGAAGTCGTAGCAGCCTGCACCGGAAGCAAGCCACCGCCGTTTCTGGACTTCCTAGCCACGTGGCTAGCTCTTTCTAACAGCTTCTGGAATCCCTTTCTCTATTGGCTGCTCAACAATCATTTCCGCCGAGTTTCGAGGGAGCTTCTTTACACGAAG ATTCTGTGCAGGTCTAAGCCGTTAAGTGCGAAGCAACACTGCTGCGCGACCAGCACGGGTGGCTTAGATGTTTGCAGCATCGCCGGTGTCGACTTATCAG gcTTAGAGCGTTGCTCAATGGAACGATGCTCAATGGCACGTTGTTCCTCATTATCATTAGCGAATACGCCACCGCCGCTCCCTTGGGAGACCGGACACGTGACACATAATGACACAGCATCCACGTGA